GGTTTTAATTGGTTTTGGATATGGAATTGGTGTTATGATTCCTGCGTTAATGTTTGCCACTGTTTCAGGGGCACAAATTAATCCAGCAATGACAATTGGGTTAGCTGTTACAGGGAGTTTTCCTTGGAAAGAAGTTGTCCCATATGTTGTTTCACAATTGTTAGGAGCAATTTTTGGACAATTAATGATTATTTTGGCTTATAGTCCTTATTACAATGAAACAGAAAATCCAGAAGCAATTTTGGGAACATTCTCAACAATTGATGCCGCAAATAGTAGGCTTAATGGATTCATTAACGAGTTCATCGGTACATTCATGTTGGTATTTGGTGCGTTATGCATTACGGCAGATAAAGTAGATTCCCGTGCAGACTTCATTGGTTTAGGTTTCTTAGTAATGTGTCTTGTTGTTTCATTTGGTGGACCAACGGGGCCAGCTTTAAATCCCGCAAGAGATATAGGACCAAGGTTGTTACATGCTATATGGCCATTTAAATATAAGGGGAGTTCACAATTTTATTATAGTTGGGTTCCTATAGTGGCACCAATTTGTGGTGCGATTGTAGCTACAACTTTATATAAAGCTATTTTTAGCTAGAAAAACAGTTTACTTTATAATAATCGAATAATCGTTCCCCAAAAGTTAGGTTAAAAAAACAACTTTTGGGGAACGTTTTTTATTTTTTTTTCTTATTAAAATGAGGTCTAAGTTCAGGCATGAAAATAATAATGATAAGAAAATTTAGTGACAAAGATAAGGCAGTGAAGATGAAGACACCATTATAGTCAAAAAAGTTAGGAATAATCCCACCAAAAAGAGATCCAAACATACTGCCAAGCGCTTGAAATGACTGATTCCAACTAAAGACAGTTCCAGTTAGCTGTGCAGGGGATTCTTTTGATAAAATAGTTTGAATTGTTGGAAAAAGTGCTCCATCTGAGATTCCAATCATGAAACGTAAGATTCCAAGTAACCAAACACTAGTTACTAGGCCTTGAGGGAAGTACATGATGATTGCAAATAAAAAACCAAAGATAAGAATCCTACCATTGCCTGTGCGATCTCCCAATTCACCAAGACGAGGGGCAGAAATCAGTGTTGACAGTCCCGGTAAAGCTGCGATTATCCCAGCTACAACAGTAATTGGACCAATGCCATGCATAAGTTCTTTGACATAGAGACTGATGATTGGTGTAATTGAATTATTTCCCATTTGGATAATCATCGTCGAAAGAAGAAGAACAATAATTATTTTAGGCCTCTGTAGTTGCGACAATGGTGAGACACGTTTTGTCTTTTCTTCAGCTTTTGGAGCTAAAGTAGAAGTAAAGTTTTCGTGTACAAAAAACAAACTTAAAAAGAAGACAATTAATAAAAGAATCCCGGTTAGGACAAAAGTGATTCTAATTGAAAATACTTGTGCGAGGAATCCCCCTAAGACAGGTCCAATCAAGTTCCCAGAAACATAACTGGTAGCTAAAATACCTAAGACAGAACCGCTTTTTTCCTTTGGTGATTCAGTTGCAATTAGCGCAGATGCATTAGGAATATAACCAGCACATAGTCCTTGAAGGAAACGTAAAAATAGTAATGACCAAATACTGTGGACAAAACCGCAAGCGGCAATGATTATTGACATCCCTAACGATGAACGAAGCAACATTAGTTTACGTCCACGACGGTCAGCAAGGCGTCCCCAGATGGGTGAAACGATAGCAACGACCAAAAAAGTGATTGCATAGGTTAAACCACTATAGATAGTCAATTGTCCTTTATTGAAGTTGCCAAGTTCACTGACGTACAGAGAAAGGAAGGGTGAAATTTCACTGAAACCAATGCCTGCAATAAAACAGCCGATCCATAAGACAATTAGATTTCGTTGCCATTTCTCCAGTTTTGCAAGCATATATGTCATCTCCATTTTTAAAAGGTAAATTCATTATAATCTTATTTTCGTCAAGTTAGCAAAAAAATAAAGTACAAAACATAGAAGCGTTAGAATTTAGGGGAAAATAACCT
Above is a window of Liquorilactobacillus hordei DSM 19519 DNA encoding:
- a CDS encoding MFS transporter — its product is MLAKLEKWQRNLIVLWIGCFIAGIGFSEISPFLSLYVSELGNFNKGQLTIYSGLTYAITFLVVAIVSPIWGRLADRRGRKLMLLRSSLGMSIIIAACGFVHSIWSLLFLRFLQGLCAGYIPNASALIATESPKEKSGSVLGILATSYVSGNLIGPVLGGFLAQVFSIRITFVLTGILLLIVFFLSLFFVHENFTSTLAPKAEEKTKRVSPLSQLQRPKIIIVLLLSTMIIQMGNNSITPIISLYVKELMHGIGPITVVAGIIAALPGLSTLISAPRLGELGDRTGNGRILIFGFLFAIIMYFPQGLVTSVWLLGILRFMIGISDGALFPTIQTILSKESPAQLTGTVFSWNQSFQALGSMFGSLFGGIIPNFFDYNGVFIFTALSLSLNFLIIIIFMPELRPHFNKKKK
- a CDS encoding MIP/aquaporin family protein, which encodes MHYSLLVRCIAEFLGTAIMVALGNGSVANVELKGTKGFHGGWVLIGFGYGIGVMIPALMFATVSGAQINPAMTIGLAVTGSFPWKEVVPYVVSQLLGAIFGQLMIILAYSPYYNETENPEAILGTFSTIDAANSRLNGFINEFIGTFMLVFGALCITADKVDSRADFIGLGFLVMCLVVSFGGPTGPALNPARDIGPRLLHAIWPFKYKGSSQFYYSWVPIVAPICGAIVATTLYKAIFS